The following are from one region of the Paenibacillus sp. KS-LC4 genome:
- a CDS encoding aminoglycoside phosphotransferase family protein — MQVQLVEKIIAEWASSNANTLGLDPKPIKASYIFNPGGFGNLSVRLTDGRTQLHVKLAPRSNAARLQQWASVSDYLAENYTAPKLVHIIEDEIVPEYAYGLVFEYIEQATPLMEAPNPEFALTGVIETIAKLHRDERLSGMLPKAETRTYAEAFEDEYITRFTEDLEEIRSSRELLRDFVSDETIVWFGDEIQRLRDIVRHTPAFLHPASDVVHNDLNSNNVLTCDNYSFRIIDWDDLTGQGDAAMDYSVLLWPLTKYPSWSVWRDKVRAEAGTATLERLELYFRAKLLDDVIDVLADYVEAEKVPEHREEAQRTARAVHLHSYPQYLAKYGFDSGQHFGTKK; from the coding sequence ATGCAGGTACAACTAGTCGAAAAAATAATTGCGGAATGGGCTTCATCAAATGCCAATACCCTTGGTTTAGATCCTAAACCTATCAAGGCATCCTATATCTTTAACCCTGGAGGCTTCGGCAACTTGTCTGTCCGGCTGACGGACGGCCGCACCCAGCTTCATGTCAAGCTAGCCCCGCGTAGCAATGCCGCGCGTCTTCAGCAGTGGGCGAGCGTCAGTGATTATCTTGCCGAGAACTACACCGCGCCCAAGCTCGTTCATATCATTGAGGACGAAATCGTGCCGGAGTATGCCTATGGACTAGTTTTTGAATACATTGAGCAAGCGACCCCACTTATGGAAGCACCGAATCCCGAATTTGCGCTAACGGGAGTCATAGAGACCATTGCTAAGCTCCACCGCGACGAGCGTCTTAGCGGAATGCTGCCCAAGGCTGAGACCCGCACTTATGCGGAGGCGTTCGAGGACGAGTATATTACCCGGTTTACGGAGGATCTCGAAGAAATCCGAAGTTCGCGCGAGCTGCTCCGTGATTTTGTATCGGACGAGACGATTGTGTGGTTTGGGGACGAGATTCAAAGGCTGCGGGACATCGTTCGGCACACCCCTGCCTTTCTACATCCTGCAAGTGATGTTGTTCATAACGATCTGAACAGCAACAACGTATTGACATGCGACAATTACAGCTTCCGGATAATCGACTGGGACGACTTGACTGGTCAGGGCGATGCGGCGATGGACTACTCGGTGCTGCTTTGGCCACTAACGAAGTATCCTTCGTGGTCGGTATGGAGAGATAAAGTTCGGGCAGAAGCGGGGACTGCGACCCTCGAACGGTTGGAGCTTTATTTTCGGGCGAAGCTGCTTGATGACGTCATCGACGTGCTGGCTGATTATGTAGAGGCTGAGAAGGTTCCCGAACATCGAGAGGAAGCTCAGCGCACGGCAAGGGCTGTGCATCTTCATTCGTATCCGCAGTATCTCGCCAAATACGGTTTTGATAGTGGACAGCACTTCGGAACAAAAAAGTGA
- a CDS encoding DUF6138 family protein, protein MEAAQIAAIDEMKREIHQWFDQLEKQDVADVIKRTKLQVGVFDYAQIDCTAQKIDIIDHDLGIGWPDEKDEQPDPHALFTAGQIETLVKPQLAEEIGERLKRLEASPVTDYRFTFCGKFRAVESVVELPLVTYVNEAKKQELLGHLQAYVAQKLDAGKFPTKPLDTFFLARHLLSEQLFPQLDGEWIIAKFEKILELNKSRREALQEHRSNIIIRLKDWVENQLLPPFFTIEEGEDGRKQYKLKSGAAAESVQPGLISLLLYTAVAILRFEPSYSKQRGLAFIDCARQLGSDKAAQLLEEGSGAYPKEDSDYSDAYVHCKANDVFSTITIVIKQEEQQSYTQALAFIIRLLQQGFPKSYKIKLKSSVKQYLPLKGLTKSDTHRFFANVLAFEELHPLLEQYAREAMEEFEWYSDTEDEKSCMPGSYAVFGLGLADPRYFPLAQQYMKLVDVEHQSVQNKFTAEFVARYGVNADSIATLVVCMLHSTEELKLKIKPTFEEENNLALLLEQVEGRQDYEVEHLLYLIWGGTDKLKAAARKTKDARQPLMEQLLQAAYT, encoded by the coding sequence ATGGAAGCAGCACAAATAGCGGCAATAGATGAGATGAAACGAGAGATTCACCAGTGGTTCGACCAATTGGAGAAGCAGGATGTAGCAGATGTGATCAAGCGAACCAAGCTGCAGGTAGGGGTCTTTGATTATGCACAAATAGACTGCACCGCTCAAAAGATTGACATTATCGACCATGATCTGGGCATCGGCTGGCCGGATGAAAAGGATGAGCAGCCTGACCCGCATGCGCTGTTTACAGCGGGGCAGATCGAGACGCTTGTTAAGCCGCAGCTTGCGGAGGAGATTGGGGAGCGACTGAAACGGCTGGAAGCATCACCCGTTACGGATTACCGCTTTACTTTTTGCGGAAAGTTCCGGGCTGTGGAAAGCGTCGTAGAACTCCCGCTTGTGACATACGTGAATGAGGCGAAAAAGCAAGAGCTGCTGGGACATTTACAAGCTTATGTGGCGCAAAAGCTGGATGCGGGCAAGTTTCCGACGAAGCCGCTGGATACGTTTTTTCTAGCACGCCACTTGCTTAGTGAGCAGCTTTTTCCACAGCTGGACGGCGAATGGATCATTGCCAAATTCGAGAAAATTTTAGAGCTCAATAAATCTCGTAGAGAAGCGCTTCAGGAGCATCGCAGCAACATCATTATCAGGCTGAAGGACTGGGTGGAAAACCAATTGCTGCCGCCGTTTTTTACGATAGAGGAGGGCGAGGACGGACGGAAGCAGTATAAATTGAAGTCTGGTGCTGCCGCCGAGTCTGTACAACCGGGGCTAATTTCGCTGCTGCTTTATACGGCTGTCGCTATTCTTCGCTTTGAGCCGAGCTACAGCAAGCAGAGGGGACTCGCCTTTATCGACTGTGCCCGTCAGCTTGGAAGCGATAAAGCAGCGCAACTGCTTGAAGAAGGCAGCGGTGCTTATCCGAAGGAAGATAGCGACTATAGCGATGCTTATGTTCACTGCAAGGCGAATGATGTTTTTTCGACGATAACAATCGTCATTAAGCAGGAGGAGCAGCAGAGCTACACACAGGCGTTGGCGTTCATCATTCGGTTGCTTCAGCAGGGGTTCCCTAAAAGCTATAAGATCAAGCTCAAATCGAGCGTTAAACAATATTTACCGCTGAAAGGTCTAACCAAATCGGATACGCACCGCTTCTTTGCGAATGTGCTTGCTTTTGAAGAGCTGCATCCGCTGCTGGAGCAATATGCGCGCGAGGCAATGGAGGAGTTCGAATGGTACAGCGATACGGAGGATGAAAAAAGCTGCATGCCGGGAAGCTATGCTGTTTTCGGTCTAGGCTTAGCCGATCCCCGTTATTTTCCGCTTGCTCAGCAATATATGAAGCTGGTAGATGTGGAGCATCAATCAGTCCAAAATAAATTTACCGCCGAGTTTGTGGCTCGTTACGGCGTTAATGCCGATTCTATTGCAACACTTGTTGTATGCATGCTGCATAGTACGGAAGAGCTGAAGCTCAAAATCAAGCCGACTTTCGAAGAGGAAAACAATTTGGCGCTGCTGCTGGAGCAAGTGGAGGGGCGGCAGGATTATGAAGTGGAGCATCTCCTCTATTTGATCTGGGGCGGGACAGACAAGCTGAAGGCAGCAGCTCGCAAAACGAAGGACGCGCGCCAGCCGCTTATGGAGCAGCTGCTGCAAGCCGCTTATACATAG
- a CDS encoding AraC family transcriptional regulator encodes MLEHMNRALAYIEEHLTEEIDFTEAARRALCSEYHFKRMFSFLAGLTMSEYIRRRRLTLAAFELQQSQIKVIDVAMKYGYQSPDAFTKAFQLYHGVTPSEARSSGHSLKVCPRMSFQLIVRGGVEMNYRIEEKTGFRIVGIHKRVPIQFNGVNPEIAAMWQSLDEQKITALKQLSNMEPYGMISGSANFSEGRMEEKGELDHYIGVATTLACVEPFSQLEVAASSWAVFEAVGPFPGTLQEIWGRIYSEWFPSSSYEQVEGPELLWNEHKDITSATFRSEIWIPVRKRL; translated from the coding sequence ATGCTTGAGCATATGAACCGGGCATTGGCCTATATTGAAGAACATTTGACGGAGGAGATAGATTTTACAGAGGCCGCAAGGCGAGCGTTATGCTCGGAATATCATTTTAAGCGAATGTTCTCATTCCTTGCCGGGCTTACGATGTCTGAATACATTCGCCGCCGTCGTCTAACGCTGGCTGCCTTTGAGCTACAGCAAAGTCAGATTAAAGTCATCGACGTTGCGATGAAATATGGCTATCAATCACCGGATGCATTTACGAAGGCGTTTCAGCTCTACCATGGGGTTACGCCATCTGAAGCAAGAAGCAGCGGACACTCATTAAAGGTTTGCCCTCGCATGTCCTTCCAGTTAATCGTTAGAGGAGGAGTCGAAATGAATTATCGTATCGAGGAAAAAACGGGTTTTCGCATCGTCGGCATTCACAAGCGGGTGCCCATCCAATTTAACGGGGTTAATCCGGAAATCGCAGCAATGTGGCAAAGCTTGGACGAGCAAAAAATAACAGCGCTCAAGCAGCTATCCAATATGGAGCCGTATGGCATGATTAGCGGCTCAGCGAATTTCTCGGAAGGTCGGATGGAGGAGAAGGGCGAGCTGGACCATTATATTGGCGTGGCCACGACGCTCGCGTGTGTCGAGCCATTTTCACAATTGGAGGTTGCAGCATCTTCCTGGGCTGTATTTGAAGCAGTCGGGCCATTCCCGGGTACGCTTCAAGAAATTTGGGGCCGCATTTATTCGGAGTGGTTTCCGTCTTCCAGCTATGAGCAAGTGGAGGGGCCGGAGCTATTGTGGAATGAGCACAAGGACATCACATCTGCGACGTTTAGAAGCGAGATATGGATTCCGGTTAGGAAGCGGCTGTAA
- a CDS encoding carbohydrate-binding protein, with translation MFLLAFILLLGGLPMMSAHAANNATAKLPGNSNPLMDHKLGADPYVLVHNGRVYVYMSSDAYVYNSNGTVKENDFSELNKINVISSADMVNWTDHGAIPVAGFNNANNGAGVAKWASLSWAPAVAKKNINGQDKFFLYFSNGASGIGVLTANTPIGPWSDPLGKALVTHSTPGVAGVTWLFDPAVLVDDDGTGYLYVGGGIPNTSSQASIANPKTARVLKLGADMTSVVGSAVTIDAPFLFEDSGIHKYNGKYYYSYCINFSGTHPANYPAGEIGYMVSNSPMGPFTYTGHFLKNPYTFFGVGGNNHHAVFNFNNQWYVVYHAQTVSKALLGDGKGYRSPHINKLTHNADGTIQEVQGNMAGVPQIANLNPYIRTEAETIGWNAGITTERSQATGGPTNNLNVTNVNNGDWIAVGKADFGTSGAKTFKANVASNVGGKIEIRLDSATGTLVGTLNVSSTGGVQNWQEIETTVSNATGVHNLFLVFTGSGASNLFNIDYWQFTPNTSTTPTNPTTPTGTRVEAENMTLSGTYAGVISSPFNGVALYANDDSSTYTQYFANPTHHFSVRGASNNSGTARVDLKIGGTTVGSFYFTGTTPTVQTLSNITHGTGNQEISLLVTTDNGTWDAYVDYLEITQ, from the coding sequence ATGTTTTTACTAGCATTTATACTATTGCTAGGTGGTCTGCCGATGATGTCTGCTCATGCTGCTAACAATGCAACTGCAAAACTGCCGGGGAACTCGAATCCACTTATGGATCATAAATTGGGAGCAGATCCCTATGTGTTGGTTCATAATGGCAGAGTGTATGTTTATATGTCAAGCGATGCGTATGTATATAACAGCAACGGAACCGTTAAAGAAAATGATTTTAGTGAGCTGAATAAAATAAACGTCATATCCTCTGCGGATATGGTGAATTGGACAGATCATGGCGCCATTCCAGTTGCAGGCTTCAACAATGCAAATAATGGAGCTGGAGTTGCCAAATGGGCCTCACTCTCGTGGGCACCCGCCGTTGCAAAGAAAAATATAAATGGTCAGGATAAATTTTTCCTTTATTTCTCGAACGGTGCTTCAGGTATTGGCGTGTTAACTGCAAACACTCCAATTGGACCGTGGTCAGACCCGCTCGGAAAAGCACTAGTGACACATAGTACACCTGGCGTGGCTGGCGTTACATGGCTGTTTGACCCTGCTGTATTAGTGGATGATGACGGCACAGGATATTTATATGTAGGTGGAGGCATACCCAATACCTCTAGTCAAGCTTCAATTGCGAATCCCAAAACAGCCAGAGTTTTAAAATTAGGCGCTGATATGACTAGTGTTGTTGGAAGTGCGGTAACGATTGATGCTCCTTTTTTGTTTGAGGATTCAGGTATTCATAAGTATAACGGCAAATATTATTATTCGTACTGTATTAATTTCTCCGGCACACATCCAGCAAATTACCCGGCAGGCGAGATTGGTTATATGGTGAGCAACAGCCCGATGGGTCCCTTTACTTATACGGGGCATTTCTTGAAAAATCCATATACCTTCTTCGGAGTTGGCGGAAATAACCATCATGCTGTATTTAACTTTAACAACCAATGGTATGTTGTCTATCATGCCCAAACGGTCAGCAAGGCTCTGCTGGGAGACGGAAAAGGCTATCGCTCTCCTCATATTAATAAGCTTACGCATAATGCGGATGGAACGATCCAAGAGGTACAGGGAAATATGGCAGGCGTACCCCAGATTGCCAACCTTAATCCCTACATTAGAACGGAAGCGGAAACAATCGGGTGGAATGCGGGCATTACAACCGAGCGGAGTCAAGCAACTGGCGGACCTACAAATAATCTGAATGTGACAAACGTGAACAATGGGGATTGGATTGCTGTAGGAAAAGCTGATTTTGGTACGAGCGGAGCAAAGACGTTTAAAGCGAATGTGGCGTCAAATGTAGGAGGTAAAATAGAAATACGTCTGGATAGTGCAACGGGTACGCTAGTGGGGACTCTTAATGTCAGTTCTACTGGAGGCGTGCAAAACTGGCAGGAAATCGAAACGACCGTGAGCAATGCAACGGGAGTGCACAATTTGTTTCTAGTATTTACCGGATCGGGTGCTAGCAACTTATTTAATATTGATTACTGGCAGTTTACGCCTAATACGTCTACTACACCTACTAACCCTACTACGCCTACTGGAACAAGGGTTGAAGCTGAGAATATGACGCTCAGCGGCACTTATGCCGGGGTTATAAGTTCACCTTTCAATGGCGTTGCGCTATACGCCAATGATGACAGCAGTACGTACACACAGTATTTTGCTAATCCTACTCATCATTTTTCGGTTAGGGGCGCTTCAAATAACTCGGGCACTGCCAGAGTCGATTTGAAAATAGGTGGAACGACAGTGGGTTCCTTTTACTTTACTGGAACGACGCCAACCGTCCAAACCTTGTCCAATATTACGCATGGAACGGGAAATCAAGAGATCAGCCTGCTTGTAACGACTGATAATGGGACGTGGGATGCTTACGTCGATTATTTGGAAATTACTCAATGA
- a CDS encoding ATP-binding protein: MRKQIKLSHVIYVVFFVLLLITVRWSWQNQLTVENPPMVKQGVLDLRGVDLDESKPFLLDGQWLFYAGQWVGASNVESTVKGQLLQVPGKWNAAFDHAAQEAYGFGTYYVRILLDRPSVEPFSVWFQSIYTASEVEINGELLAKHGELAEGQEDHVSDNKSFKVSYDGDNQVELDLFVRVSNYEAPLNGGIIRSVQMGTEEGIDRSYTYSSSFQLIVIVIFLLHAIYALIIYFINVRKTEFIMFFLMMVSAAMTIATYHHGLLFQLIPAEFAWTLKLKVFSYVWFAFFLLMMGRAFIGVTRKGLLFYSYVCVLAAYTIFVACGPLELVLYSIESNLYMLLYYLPVFWTAYYFIKMVLNQAEGALFLLFSVVCVINNMLWGSVYYAGTSQYMFYPVDLIAALTSFSAHWFKRYYHNWHENVSLSAQLAESNRLKDRFLANTSHELRTPLHGIMNIAQSVLTRKKHVLDGQSQRDMELLIMISRRMSLMLNDLLDVVRLQDKRIQVRMTAVKVQSVAAGVLDMLRFLTEGTRVKLRMDMKENLPCVYADEERLVQIIINLVHNALKYTQEGSVELAAELINGQVQIRVTDTGVGMDELMQKRAFQRYEQGASGRGGIGLGLSICKDLVELHGGELLVQSQPGKGSMFSFNLSVFDESVEDAPTQPMIFEKKESESLASVGAQLAAGADAMAAARYDLTEVALPASKSGGATDRIRVLAVDDDPVNLKVLAHILSADMYDIEMAFSAQEAVDKLHRGQWDLVIADVMMPGMSGYALTRFIRERFTLYELPIILLTARSEPEDIYAGFVAGANDYVTKPVDALELRYRAGSLSSLKQAVNERLSMEAAYLQAQIQPHFLFNALNSILALSEIDADKMRNLAEAFTAYLRISFDFLTAGKLVPLSRELELVKNYLYIEQQRFGERLKVEWDVQEDVDKNMPIPPLTIQPLVENAVRHGLLSRRKGGTLGIRIEQQADSVQFYVRDTGIGMNEEQISRLLKPAEREHRGIGLLNTHSRLTRLYGRGLNLESKVGEGTVVGFEISRLEE; this comes from the coding sequence TTGAGAAAACAGATTAAATTAAGCCATGTGATTTACGTAGTATTTTTTGTTTTACTGCTGATTACTGTGCGCTGGAGCTGGCAAAATCAGCTCACTGTAGAGAACCCGCCAATGGTGAAGCAAGGCGTGCTGGATTTACGCGGTGTAGATTTGGATGAATCCAAGCCGTTTCTGCTGGACGGACAATGGTTGTTTTATGCGGGGCAATGGGTTGGCGCATCTAATGTTGAAAGCACTGTTAAGGGACAGTTGCTTCAGGTGCCAGGCAAATGGAATGCGGCCTTTGACCATGCTGCTCAGGAGGCATACGGATTTGGAACGTATTATGTACGAATTTTGCTTGATCGGCCATCGGTGGAGCCATTTAGCGTGTGGTTTCAATCTATTTATACTGCTTCGGAGGTGGAGATTAACGGGGAGCTGCTTGCGAAGCACGGCGAGCTTGCCGAGGGGCAGGAAGATCATGTTTCTGACAATAAGTCATTCAAGGTGAGCTATGACGGTGATAATCAAGTGGAGCTGGATTTGTTTGTTCGAGTATCCAATTATGAAGCGCCGCTGAATGGCGGCATTATTCGTTCAGTACAAATGGGAACAGAAGAAGGCATTGACCGAAGCTATACCTATTCCAGTTCTTTTCAGCTAATCGTCATTGTCATTTTCCTACTGCATGCGATATATGCGCTGATTATTTATTTCATTAATGTTCGAAAAACAGAATTTATTATGTTTTTTCTCATGATGGTTTCAGCGGCGATGACGATTGCGACCTATCACCATGGGCTTTTATTCCAGCTAATCCCTGCTGAATTTGCATGGACGCTGAAGCTGAAGGTTTTTTCGTATGTATGGTTCGCTTTTTTTCTCCTCATGATGGGCAGGGCTTTTATTGGGGTTACTCGCAAAGGCCTATTGTTTTATAGCTACGTCTGCGTATTAGCGGCGTATACGATTTTTGTCGCATGCGGCCCGCTAGAGCTGGTGCTGTATTCGATTGAATCGAATCTATACATGCTGCTATATTACCTCCCCGTGTTCTGGACAGCCTATTATTTTATAAAAATGGTGTTAAATCAGGCAGAAGGTGCATTATTTCTCTTATTTTCCGTCGTATGTGTCATTAATAATATGTTGTGGGGATCGGTGTATTACGCTGGAACGTCGCAATATATGTTTTATCCGGTCGATTTAATTGCAGCGCTTACCAGCTTCTCGGCCCATTGGTTTAAAAGATATTATCATAATTGGCATGAAAATGTTTCACTGAGCGCCCAATTGGCGGAGTCGAATCGCTTGAAGGATCGTTTTCTTGCTAATACGTCGCATGAGCTGCGCACGCCGCTGCACGGCATTATGAACATTGCCCAAAGCGTGCTGACAAGAAAAAAACATGTGCTTGATGGGCAAAGCCAGCGCGATATGGAGCTGCTCATTATGATCAGCCGCAGGATGTCGCTTATGCTGAATGATTTGCTGGACGTCGTCAGGCTTCAGGATAAAAGGATTCAAGTACGGATGACCGCGGTAAAAGTTCAGTCAGTAGCTGCTGGTGTGCTGGATATGCTGCGGTTTTTGACCGAGGGCACGCGGGTTAAGCTGCGGATGGATATGAAGGAAAATTTGCCGTGTGTCTATGCCGATGAGGAACGACTCGTGCAGATTATTATTAATTTGGTGCACAATGCATTGAAATACACCCAAGAAGGAAGCGTGGAGCTGGCTGCTGAGCTCATAAACGGACAAGTGCAAATACGTGTGACGGATACAGGAGTAGGTATGGATGAGCTGATGCAAAAGCGTGCTTTCCAGCGCTACGAGCAAGGCGCTTCTGGCAGAGGGGGAATTGGGCTCGGGCTAAGTATATGCAAGGACTTGGTCGAATTGCATGGCGGCGAGCTGCTCGTTCAATCTCAGCCGGGCAAGGGCAGTATGTTCAGCTTTAACTTGTCCGTGTTTGATGAAAGTGTGGAAGACGCACCGACTCAACCGATGATTTTTGAGAAAAAAGAGTCGGAATCACTGGCTTCTGTCGGCGCACAGCTTGCAGCAGGAGCGGACGCGATGGCAGCAGCCCGTTATGATTTAACCGAAGTCGCTCTGCCTGCCTCGAAGTCTGGTGGAGCTACAGATCGGATTCGTGTGCTGGCTGTTGATGATGATCCCGTCAATTTAAAGGTGCTGGCTCATATTTTGTCAGCGGATATGTACGATATTGAAATGGCGTTTTCCGCGCAAGAAGCAGTGGACAAGCTCCATCGCGGGCAGTGGGATCTTGTTATTGCAGACGTTATGATGCCGGGTATGTCAGGGTATGCATTAACGCGGTTCATTCGCGAGCGGTTTACGCTGTATGAGCTGCCGATTATTTTGCTGACCGCGCGCAGCGAGCCGGAAGATATTTATGCTGGTTTTGTGGCGGGAGCGAATGATTATGTTACCAAGCCCGTTGATGCACTGGAGCTGAGGTATCGGGCGGGATCGCTTTCCTCGCTCAAGCAGGCGGTTAATGAACGATTAAGCATGGAGGCCGCTTATTTGCAGGCGCAAATCCAGCCGCATTTTTTATTTAATGCCTTGAATTCGATTTTGGCGTTAAGCGAGATTGATGCGGATAAGATGAGAAATCTAGCAGAAGCGTTTACAGCTTATCTGCGTATTAGCTTTGACTTTCTCACCGCAGGCAAGCTGGTACCGCTGTCGCGGGAGCTTGAGCTGGTGAAAAATTATTTATATATTGAGCAGCAGCGTTTTGGCGAGCGGCTTAAGGTCGAGTGGGATGTACAGGAGGATGTTGATAAGAATATGCCGATTCCTCCGCTTACCATTCAGCCGTTAGTAGAAAATGCGGTCAGGCATGGACTGCTAAGCCGGCGCAAGGGCGGGACGCTGGGCATTCGTATTGAGCAGCAAGCGGACTCGGTGCAATTTTATGTGAGGGATACGGGGATTGGTATGAATGAGGAGCAGATTAGCCGGTTGTTGAAACCAGCGGAAAGAGAACATCGCGGAATTGGGCTGCTGAATACGCATAGCCGCTTGACTCGGCTTTATGGCCGAGGGTTGAATTTGGAGAGTAAAGTAGGGGAGGGAACCGTTGTAGGGTTTGAGATTTCAAGACTTGAGGAATAG
- a CDS encoding SMI1/KNR4 family protein, whose protein sequence is MYIVSNNGSPISAEKLRQLEQEQRLTLPEAYVRFLVVHGPGTYRGWFNIEAPDPHVLKSFAEEEFWEHDAASPITQQQIAECVSIGTTIDGDFLAVHPAVKGIIWLPRHSEIIELYAEDGMEHEDYTAFLNQIYGEKLAQQAAAPAYFEPWTQMRKHQFFHFDPDKAGFELPELARECKKSFEPNLQIENAHTCLLFLQGLGGYIRFNYAYRLEVAIFYEEGQEPLLQQITAFLENHNCKSLI, encoded by the coding sequence ATGTATATCGTATCAAATAATGGTTCGCCTATATCAGCCGAAAAGCTGCGGCAGCTGGAACAAGAGCAGCGGTTGACGCTGCCTGAAGCGTATGTCCGCTTCTTGGTTGTACACGGCCCAGGCACTTATCGCGGCTGGTTTAATATTGAAGCGCCTGATCCTCATGTGCTGAAGTCGTTCGCGGAGGAGGAGTTTTGGGAGCATGATGCTGCCAGCCCGATTACGCAGCAGCAAATCGCCGAATGCGTGTCGATTGGCACGACGATTGATGGCGACTTTCTCGCGGTTCATCCGGCTGTCAAGGGCATCATCTGGCTGCCGCGGCATTCGGAGATTATTGAGCTGTATGCCGAGGATGGGATGGAGCATGAGGACTATACGGCATTTCTTAATCAGATTTATGGCGAAAAGCTTGCTCAGCAAGCGGCGGCTCCGGCTTATTTTGAGCCGTGGACACAAATGCGGAAGCATCAATTTTTTCATTTTGACCCGGATAAGGCCGGATTCGAGCTGCCTGAGCTGGCACGTGAGTGCAAGAAAAGCTTTGAGCCGAATTTGCAGATCGAAAATGCCCATACATGCCTATTGTTTTTGCAGGGTCTGGGCGGGTATATTCGTTTCAATTATGCTTACCGGCTGGAGGTTGCCATTTTCTATGAGGAGGGGCAGGAGCCGCTCTTGCAGCAAATAACCGCTTTTTTGGAAAATCATAATTGTAAATCGTTAATCTAA
- a CDS encoding VOC family protein, whose translation MAVQAYLNFNGNCREAVLFYAEVFGTDKPEIMTFGDSPPNPDFEMPEAVKPLVMHTRLKIMGSTVMFSDVFPDMPFVEGTNISLSIVSKDLEELRAIFNKLKEGGTVEMELAETFWSKGYGSLKDKFGIHWLINQSDEEL comes from the coding sequence GTGGCTGTTCAGGCGTATTTGAATTTTAATGGCAACTGTCGTGAAGCGGTTTTGTTTTATGCAGAGGTTTTCGGAACGGACAAGCCTGAAATTATGACCTTCGGAGATTCTCCTCCAAATCCAGATTTTGAGATGCCAGAAGCAGTAAAGCCTCTGGTCATGCATACACGCCTGAAAATTATGGGCAGCACGGTTATGTTCTCCGACGTGTTCCCGGATATGCCTTTCGTTGAAGGCACAAACATCAGCCTCTCCATCGTCAGCAAGGATCTTGAAGAGCTGCGGGCAATCTTCAACAAGCTCAAAGAAGGCGGCACCGTCGAGATGGAGCTTGCGGAAACCTTTTGGTCTAAAGGGTATGGCAGCCTGAAGGACAAATTCGGCATTCACTGGCTCATCAACCAATCCGACGAGGAGCTTTAA
- a CDS encoding SDR family NAD(P)-dependent oxidoreductase, with amino-acid sequence MQIYNKVVLVTGGGTGIGRSTSLMLAKRGATVIVNYSRSQADAEETVRSINKEGGQAIGVQADVSKDKEVRSMVEAIIQQFGTVDLLVNNASMTSHIPMYNLEEVTGEIWDELFDVNVKGMFYCARAVAPYMKNNKQGAIVNLGSIAGQTGLGSSLPYAVSKAAVHGLTKSLARALAPDIRVNCIVPGAVATRWWSGREEQMQRLAPNLLLQRISTPEDIASMICATLEQEAMTGQIITVDSGQTL; translated from the coding sequence ATGCAGATATATAACAAAGTAGTTCTTGTTACGGGTGGCGGTACAGGGATTGGCAGATCAACCAGTCTCATGCTGGCCAAGCGAGGGGCGACCGTTATCGTTAACTATTCTCGTTCGCAAGCCGATGCGGAAGAAACCGTTCGATCGATCAACAAAGAGGGCGGCCAAGCTATAGGGGTACAAGCAGATGTATCGAAGGACAAGGAAGTCCGGAGCATGGTCGAAGCTATCATCCAGCAATTCGGGACCGTGGATTTGCTCGTCAACAACGCCAGTATGACAAGTCATATTCCAATGTACAACCTGGAGGAAGTTACCGGAGAAATATGGGATGAATTGTTCGATGTGAATGTAAAAGGCATGTTTTACTGTGCGCGAGCTGTCGCACCTTACATGAAGAACAATAAACAGGGAGCCATCGTCAACTTAGGCAGCATTGCCGGGCAAACTGGATTAGGCTCTTCTCTTCCCTACGCCGTATCGAAGGCGGCCGTTCATGGCTTAACAAAATCACTAGCGCGAGCTTTAGCTCCCGATATTCGGGTCAACTGCATCGTACCGGGAGCTGTCGCAACAAGATGGTGGTCTGGAAGAGAAGAACAAATGCAGAGATTAGCCCCGAATCTGCTGCTGCAGCGCATTTCGACACCCGAAGATATTGCCTCCATGATCTGTGCAACCTTAGAGCAAGAAGCGATGACGGGGCAAATCATTACTGTGGATAGCGGTCAAACGTTGTAG